Sequence from the Rutidosis leptorrhynchoides isolate AG116_Rl617_1_P2 chromosome 3, CSIRO_AGI_Rlap_v1, whole genome shotgun sequence genome:
ATAattgaaatcataataataataatattactaataatattactagtttTGATACTAATACCAATAACAATAATGAAAGAAATGAAAAATTTACCATAACcattatattcttaacttgtatttacattatatatatatatatatatatatatatatatatatatatatatatatatatatatatatatatatatatatatatatatatatatatatatatatatatatatatatatatgtagatatatatcatTTTATGTACAGCTTAATcaagttatatgtatattgtataattaattcttaatgtctagattatgttttataattttaaattattatatacacatacatttatatatacatatttatctacaaataattgttcgtgaatcgtcggaaatagtcaaaggtcaaatgaatccaccTAAACCGTTCAAAACTTTCTGAGACTCAatagtacagactttgcttatcgtgtcggaatcatataagattaagtttaaatttggtcggaaattcccgggtcatcacataaaccgtttcgcctaaaagtgtcgggaagtgatagatctttaacgcaaaaacgaaaaatccggacagaagctgaatggccttgcgcgcgccgcgcacagggagggttgcgcaccgcgcaccctatctttaaaaaaaaaatatatattccgcgtttttggttggacagcgggttgggttgttacaatagggctaaggaaattatgggttatagctatggaggtgatgggtaatgttcatgggtatgctcgtgaggtcaatctagtgtttatcatctctgttgcgtctacgtaccattcctgcaatattgaatctcaatattgatacgtgagtactagtaatttaatttttatatattaatagtgtatccctgactagtgctcgagtatataggattatgcatgcttgtacttttgatattgccattagataggttatgttgaatcctgaattagttacatatgcggttgagataaggtataagatatgcatgtcgttggaaagctagcgaaaaattattaacttttcatttagaaatcgcgtgatttcgatgaacggattaaaagatatggtcaactgaattatggttgacgttaaatgaaattgtgtttgaaactgtaaattaatatttaaacaacttgtctatgagattgataaattgaatttttaaatattactaatcgagtaaatgaatttctatataaggcacgtctcgtcttgttgagcaattgtcaaagttgactgtcttatcatgttataaatctttataaacactacaatctgattttacaagtattggaaaactatgtgaaataataaaatatgttcgattgccatgataattcaaatataatatagctcctgaaataaataatattttgagtttgataaactataaattcgttcaattatcaagacttatattatgttaatagacatgtatagatttaaagatcatattgggtaaggttaacttttgagatgacttttgttaacttttgtatgtcggtctcgagcattaggattgtgatacactatgaccagacctaatttgttagacatgtattgaccaacatatgttctctaggttgagatctacagttattttacatttcgagtttcagtcacattccggtgaattactttatgtgctgttaaggtgagtttcatttgctccatttttaattgcttttgcaatctatatttttgggctgagaatacatgcactttattttatacgcaatggatacaagtacatactaaattctacaccgagtttgaaccgaaaatcccttagctttggtaactagtaactgccggttataagaactggtgggcgcgagtagtagtatatggatccatagggcttgatatccccgtccgagctagagcactagccttttaacggacgtatgctatttgaggagcgtacacgttggtttgcgtgtattattaagatgattatacaaagggtataaattacatatacgttaagtttagttaccagggtgctcaatttcgtagaatattttgataaacgtttctggatgaaacaactgaaaacttgtgattcacctttatatacagattatgcgcaacattaaaactatgaactcaccaacctttgtgttgacacttttaagcatgtttattctcaggtttctagaagtcttccgctgtttgcttatatgtgatacaagctatgtgcatggagtcatacatgctttattcaaagaAAACTTTGCTTTCAAAAAaacatcaccgtgtatcttattttgactgcattgtcaacgaatgtattatggtaaactattatttatggtgattgtctatatgtagaaatcatcaaacgttgaaaaccttagaaattgatattcatttattgtgtaccttttgaaaagaatgcaatgtttacaaaacgtatcatatagaggtcaaaacctcactatgaaatcaatgaatgatgtattcgtccaaagggatttgaaaGGATCGTCACAACTGGGGACTTAATGAAGCTTGGTCGACCACTTTGAAAAAGAGGTGGTCGACCATGATATATGGTGGTCGACCAACATTTTGGTCTACCCAATGATGTAAAAAGACATTTTTTTTAAAAGTGTATTTTGgacgaaaattaaaaaaaaagtgtattttggcgaatttcccatatatatatatatatatatatatatatatatatatatatatatatatatatatatatatatatatatatatatatatatatatatatatatatatatatataacaattttgaTAATACGTATGAGACCCATCACGTACATCACTGTAATAAAATCCAGTTTTTAGACCCATAAATCGAATCCATTGGTTTCAGTTCTCCCGGAATCTGCTACACCTTTGTCGGAGATGATGTTGATTCTATGAAGAATGACAGATTCGTCTAGTTGTATGTTCGAAGAAGGAAAACAAAGTTCAACTATCACCTTTTATTGttattctaatattaatattaatttgagaAGTGATTGAGAAATTGATAGAAAAATATTGATGATTATCTTTACTTTGATTCTAAATTTAAAGTGTTAAAGCGTTTTAATTTAGGaatttaattgagtatttgatgtgCATTGTGCAAATGAAATTACTGATTTGGGTGGGACTGAGAAAAATGAATATTAAGTAGTACGAGTAATTGAAAACATAATCTAAAATTACATAAATGCCCTCGTGTGCTCTGCACTTGTCAAAAAATAACGAAGTtttagggcaatatcaaaagtaaacAATAATAGATAGAGGCGTGTAACAAtcacgtttttatattttaataggCTAATATCTATTTTTTGAGTTGAAGCCTCGCTAAAATATCTATGATAAAATATGTAGTGATTtacatataatataagataataataataataattgcaatTATTGGGGAATAATGTATCATATGTAAATAGTTTGTATATTGATAAATTAAAATCATCATTAATTTATCTGGTTAATTTATAAATTAACaatatatttgtgtaaatatataATTATGTAGTGTGTGTTATGAATAATACGGTGTATATAAATTATTATACTTTTCATGTGTTGAATTAACCGAATGAACAAGAAAAATAGTTGATTTAGCCATCTATATGACATGTGGAATGATAATTATATAAGTTGCTTTGAGAAAAATATAATTCAGTTTAAAAGATCACAAGTTATATGAAAATTTATTAACATTTTTAAACTTAGAAATATATTCTTATTAACTTGTAAAAATAAACACAATTAAATGGCCTAAtagattaattaaattaaattttaaaataaagaagttaataACATGATCTAATTTAATAAATAGTTAAATTATTAGATAATtacttaaataataaataaaatattataatttaaacattaaaatttaaATAAAGTTAAACGATAATATTACttaaattaaagatatatttttaaattttaaaataaaataataataatattaaggaaAGCCCCATCCTCATAAAAGCTCGTCTCAATCCTGTGGTTTTCTATTATCTGTGCCGTACTTTTTCCAGAGACTTGTTTTTTCGCGTCGCTCTCGTTTTCGTTTTTACAATTTGCTCTTAACACAATTCATTCTTTTATTCAATTCAATTAAATCATCTCTGTAAGTTATTCAATTCCTATTATTTAATCTTTTTTTCAGCATTTTCAATTACTACAtttgtacatttatatgtgtatgtatagatATAGATGTCACTATACACGTGTATTTTTTCGATAAATGCCGTGTTAGATTTACACTGTAACACGGTGTTAGTATCGTGTAATGCAATTTGTAGATTTGATCTGTGACGCTAGGGTTTACAATATGTTGTATCACTTGTATCTATTTTCTTCTCGAACTTAGGGTTTTGTTAGCAAATGTATATTGATGCAGTCATTAAATGTGAGTATACTTGTTTAGGTTTTGTTTTTTGTGTTAGTatgatttattttattttattttgttgtgCAGAGGTGTATTATAATGATGAGTAATGAAGAAGAGAAGAGGTGTCCTTTGTGTGCTGAAGAGATGGATTGGACTGATCAGCAGTTAAAGCCTTGCAAATGTGGTTATGAGGTCTGCTTTTTCAAACAATTAGATATCGTTTTTAATCTTTATTTGTGTTGTTTTGGATGCTAATGTTGGAATAGATATTAGTAGTATACAGTATTTGAAGAAAGGGAATTAGGTTTCTTATGGTATTGTTACTAAATTTTATTGGTAATAAGTTGTATTCTGACACAGTTACTTGATATGCATATCGAGGATTGCGAGTTTTTGTAAGCAGTTTGTTTTCTTGTGTTGTTGACTTTCAATAAGTGAAGTTTCAAGTTTAGCTCTTTTAATTTAATTTCCAACATAACAGAAAAGCTAAAGTTTTTATGTTCGTTCTCCTTGTTTTGAAGAGAAATATATGTGTGAGGGGTGTTTACAGAAGTACTTGGCTTTAGTTAGACGTTTGTGGGATCACATAATTATCGAGGAATGATTAGAGGCTTAACGATTTGTGCTTGTTCTAGGTTGCACCTTTTTACATAATCATTGTAATTTCATCTTTGAATGACGTTAAGCTGAAAACATACACCTGCAATTTTCAGTTTTTTATTAGCAATGACTTTGGTTAGTCAGTTTATCTTTTGAAAACACTTCGGTTTATACCTCCCTTCATATATTACTGTATTCCTCTGTACGTTTGATGGAATGAAGTCTTATGATATTATATTGTATATCTGTTAGATGTACCATCTATGAAGTCATTAGTTGTTTATATGCGAGCAAGTGTTCAAATGTAGTGTCACATGCAAATCATCCGAATCGACCATGAATCTCAATGACCATGATTTGGCAATTGACATGTTGATTATTTTGTTACTGCAGGTGTGTGTTTGGTGTTGGAATCATATAATGGACATGGCAGAAAAGGATGCAACAGAGGGACGATGTCCTGCATGTCGTACACCTTATGATAAGGATAGAATTGTAGGGCTGGAAACAAAGTTTCAGAGGTTGAAATACTTTTGCGATATTGTTTTTTATTGATGCAATTTACACTGAGATTCATAGACCCTATCTTCTGTGTAGGTTGGCTGCAAGTAGTTCAAGTCGGAAACAAAAACAGCCAAAATTAAAGCAAAAACCAACTGAAGAAAAAAAGGACCTTAGCAATGTACGAGTTATTCAGCGAAAAATGGCTTACATAATTGGGCTGCCTCTTAGTTTAGCTGATGAAGATGTGAGTGCCTGTGAACTTTTTAGTTCATTGCCTTCATGTTTCAATATTCTTAGTATCTTTTGAGCATAGCTTTTCTATTTTCATAGTACTGCAAGACACCCACGCTCTCCCTAAATAATGCTAATATATCATTGTTGTAATTAAGTTCTAATTTGTTTATGCAGTTATTGAAACGAAAAGATTATTTTGGCCAATATGGGAAAGTTACCAAAGTTTCTCTATCTAGAACTGCAGGCGGGACCGTTCAACAGTTTGTCAATGATACCTGTAGTGTGTATGTTTCACACTCTTTAAGTTTATGTTTCACACTCTTTAAGTTTATTCAGAGTtattatatatctttatatatctttATCTTGACGGCCGCTTAAAGCCTAAATTGAATCCCAGGCATGATCTAaatcccatgaaaatttgattctaccattttcatggcgtgttttccattttattttattttattattattatttattatttattattattattattattaaaaaaaaattatttatttatttattttatttattttttttttggccggaggaccgttggaagcaatctcttttccCGTCGAACAGAGAGAGGGAAGACCTAATCTACTCTTGGAGTGTGTCACTCGGGGTggtcggggtggagaaatgacttctctttattcaaggatagaggaaggattgtctacgtctcacctcccccataccccacacatgtgggattgggttttgttgttgttgttgttgttgttgtggattGCCCCGATTTTGAGCTATGCTGTAAAAAACTCCTTGTTTTTTTGGCGGAAGAGTATTATGTTCAGGACCAAGAGAAGGCTATCAAAAGCTTTTATTGGTTTCTCATTTTGTTATAATCACATGCAATTTTTATTCACTATTTAGAGAGCGTTATTGTTTGTTGTATAGTAATGACCTCATTGCCTTAGTAATGATTTCTTTAGTGCTTTCAATATGTTAACTAGTATCTTGATAGATTGAGTCCATATGAGCCTTACATTCAAAAGCAAGCATATATCATGTGTTTCTTCATCTAATTTCTATTTTTAGTTGCCAAATATGATTTTTTCTTCTATACTCACAGATACGTCACTTTCTCAAAAGAGGAAGAAGCAGTTCGGTGTATTCAATCTGTGCATGGCTATGTGCTGGATGGTAGGTTTCTAAGGCAAGTACATATCCATCCCTTTCACTTGTATTTCTGTGCAATTTTTTTGATATGTATTTGATTTTGATTACTGATTATAATTCAACTTTTTGCAGAGCATCATTTGGAACAGCAAAGTACTGTCATGCGTGGTTGAAGAATATGGTATGACATAAGTTGCTTAACGATGGATACATTAAAtccaatctttatatatatcctcgtGGAATCTAATTATTTTTTTCTTCATTTGTTGGTCAGCCCTGCAACAATTTTGCTTGTTTATATTTGCATAGTATTGGCGCAGAAGAAGATAGTTTTGGTAAAGATGAAACAGCTGCAGTTCATACTAGGTGTGACAGGCAAAAGTTTAATTTGCATTCTTGTCTCAGTTTTATGCTAGCATATTGTTAAACCTTCATATTCGAGTTCTCTGCTATGTGTTTTGTAAAAAAGTTTCGATAACGACAACTAACCAAGTCtcttcattgtctcgttatttcaGGAATAGGGTTCAGGAAATTGTTGGCGCCACCCAATATTTGAATAAACGTGCAGGAACTATGTTGCCACCACCAGTAGATGGCCACTTAAATAACCCCATTGCTTCAGCCGAGGAACCTGTTTTTAACAGTGGGCTCAAAGTAAGATACTTTCTGTTTATTTGTTCAGACTGACCAACAATTAGTTGCACAGTTTGAGATTATTAATTCCAAGTACATATTTTTTGGATTGGATTAGAGATGGTCACATGGGCGGGTCAGGGAGGTTCAGTAATAGTTCGAAACAGTCAATTAAAATACAATTTGGTCTACTTTTGATCTGTGTGACACGATCCTTTTTTTGCTATCTTGTTATCTTATTCATTTGTGACGCAACCTGAAATCAGCCTATTGAGAATGCCAGGGATTGGATCATAATTATTTACTTGTTTGTCATTGTTCAGGATGTAGCTTTTGCTTCAGTAGCTTCTGGTGATCACCTGCCTTGTTCTAAAGACAGTAATGGACTTGTTAAATCATCCACACATATGACAAGTTTTGTAGATATAGTTGGAAGATCATGTAATTCAGGTTCTGACAAAGATGTGAGCTCAGGAGCAAAAGGGCAGAGGCTAAACTTACCTTCTGATATATCTTCTTTATGCATCAATAGAAGTAATCATGATAAGGCTGAAGGTGCTGAATCAGTATCATCAAAATCATCAACTCCTGGACAAATCACTAACGGAACAGTCAATAGCAAATTATATAGTGAGCCTTTTAGGGAAGGTTCTAAATTAGTTGATCTAACACTTGAGGACACTAAATTTACAAAAGACCAATCTGGGTTGGCATTAGATCCACATAATTTTTTAAATCCTCATTCTTCTGAGGTAATTGATAATAGTAGTGATCATGCATGGTGGCGTAAGGAGTCTTGTAGTGAGAATGGATATGGTGTAAATAGTTATGCAGATGAAGAGTTTAAACAACACTCTACATGTACAGATTCTGTGTTAAATGATGGATACAATGAGGAGAAGTTTGAAAGTTTGGTCAAGTCAGATAGGATATATAGATGCTCTAAACCTTTTTCTAATGAAGAAATAGTTGAGCACCTTAGACGGCTTGATGATGCTAATCTtgtgaatgatgataatgatgaaaatTCTGCTGCTGTGGAAAGCAGTATTATATCAAATATATTGTCTATGGATTTTGATGAGTGTGATGACTTGGTCTTGCCTCAAACTGTAGCTCGATCGTTTGATGGGAAAGATGGGCAGCATGGTTCTTGGAACTTCCAAAACAGTGATCAATCCAGATTTTCGTTTGCAAATAACCAGGGAAACATTAATTATGAATCGGAGAAACAATCTGTTTTTCACGATTTCAGGGAGAACCAGGATTGTGTCTACAAGCCACAGTATCAGGGTAGGCCTCTAACTCCCACattcaatatatacatatatatacactcttTTGGGTCATTGAACTTTTTGAACAAATGAATATTAAATATTCTTTTTATGAATTAGTAGAAGATCAAATCGTTTTAATTTGATACACAAGTTCTGTGATTTCTACAAACTCATCTGACTAATTCTGCGCACTATAGGGTTCTGTAATTGCAGtattttatttacttttttttttttgtaaatatggCTGTTCTTGTTATCTATTACAGTCTATTCTAAATTATTACTATGTTTTTTGATTGATAGCATCCAGGGCTCAGAGCGTGACACCACCTGGATTCTCGAAACCCCCTCCTGGGTTCCCCACGTGCATGAGAACTGAGCAGTTTGTTTCCACCGGTTCTGGTATGTGGTCTCTTTGCCCATTCTATCTATTTGCATAAATTTGGTTATCTTATAATTATGTGTCCATTTCCAAAAGGAAAGTGTTGGACTATTTTCATATGTCCACAAGGGAATTTGGTGGACTCGGATCGGTATAATCAAACTATTAGTACTAAAGTAGGTGTCTTTTGTGAAATTCCAAAAATTGGCGGTTGCAATATTTTCATGGGACTAAGGGAGTGTGGACTCATGAGTTGGCAAATTATGGTTGTTACATGTTTTATTCATCATAAAGGTTCTATCATTGACTAAAATGGCCAACCTAACTCTAACTTTTGATCTTTCTATGATAACACGACGGTGGTCCATGACATGTAGTTATGCATGTGTTGAGTTGTGGCTATATGCTTGGTGTAATGATGTGATAAATTATCAGCATCTTGTGGGAAAAGCGCAAGCGCTGCATTATGGTTACTTTTTCATGGATTGATTTTGCACTATTTACTGTACTTTTTCAGGAAGTTATGCAAAGAACTGTGTGCCGAGCAATCATTATCGTAGGCCATCAATAGGGAATTCAAGCAACAGTAGTGATGATCTTATTGATCCTGCCATTATGGTTGTTGGAAGAGGCCAGTCTCCGTCTCCGTCTCTTGACATGAGGTCAACATCATACGATGAAGAGACAAAACTTTGGCTCTTGTCGCAACAACGAGAAGCTGCAGTTGCGCCAGTTCATCATCAAACGCCTCAATTTTCGCAAACATCCTTCATGCCACAACACCCCACGCCCCAGTTTCGAGATAGTTATTATGGTAATGTAAATTCTAGAATTGTGGATCAACGCCTTCCAAGCTACACCCAACAACAATATGCTCAGCCTAAGTTTGCCAATAGTCATCTCTCAAACGGGTATCAGCAGTTGCACTTGGATGAGGGTCAACAACTTAACAGTAGAAGTGAATTGGGTTTGGCTGAACAGATTCAGAGGAATGAGAGATTAGGGTTGAAGAATTTATCACCTGGGTACGGTGACTATAGGTTCCAGGTGTCAAATTCTGGTGATGTATACACTCGGGTATTTGGAATGTAAAGCACTAATCTCTCAAAATTACTTTGATGAAATGAACGAAAACTTCATTTCACAAATCCATCTGTCTTGTGTTTTTAAAAGAGAAATCTGAATTTCTATTTCTTATGTGCTTTTAGATCTCGTGGTTGTGGTTTTAGTTCTCTTTTAGATGCCCAGTAAGAATGTTGCTCTTCATCAATTTTTTACATAAAATATGTGGTAAACTTTTTTTCAGTTATTGTTATATTAGATCAACATATGTTCTCAATGCACAGTTAAATGCTGAAATATGTAGGAGTACATCATATGTTGCTACATACGGAAAGCTTCATGCTAATTTGTAT
This genomic interval carries:
- the LOC139899610 gene encoding uncharacterized protein isoform X1, encoding MMSNEEEKRCPLCAEEMDWTDQQLKPCKCGYEVCVWCWNHIMDMAEKDATEGRCPACRTPYDKDRIVGLETKFQRLAASSSSRKQKQPKLKQKPTEEKKDLSNVRVIQRKMAYIIGLPLSLADEDLLKRKDYFGQYGKVTKVSLSRTAGGTVQQFVNDTCSVYVTFSKEEEAVRCIQSVHGYVLDGRFLRASFGTAKYCHAWLKNMPCNNFACLYLHSIGAEEDSFGKDETAAVHTRNRVQEIVGATQYLNKRAGTMLPPPVDGHLNNPIASAEEPVFNSGLKDVAFASVASGDHLPCSKDSNGLVKSSTHMTSFVDIVGRSCNSGSDKDVSSGAKGQRLNLPSDISSLCINRSNHDKAEGAESVSSKSSTPGQITNGTVNSKLYSEPFREGSKLVDLTLEDTKFTKDQSGLALDPHNFLNPHSSEVIDNSSDHAWWRKESCSENGYGVNSYADEEFKQHSTCTDSVLNDGYNEEKFESLVKSDRIYRCSKPFSNEEIVEHLRRLDDANLVNDDNDENSAAVESSIISNILSMDFDECDDLVLPQTVARSFDGKDGQHGSWNFQNSDQSRFSFANNQGNINYESEKQSVFHDFRENQDCVYKPQYQASRAQSVTPPGFSKPPPGFPTCMRTEQFVSTGSGSYAKNCVPSNHYRRPSIGNSSNSSDDLIDPAIMVVGRGQSPSPSLDMRSTSYDEETKLWLLSQQREAAVAPVHHQTPQFSQTSFMPQHPTPQFRDSYYGNVNSRIVDQRLPSYTQQQYAQPKFANSHLSNGYQQLHLDEGQQLNSRSELGLAEQIQRNERLGLKNLSPGYGDYRFQVSNSGDVYTRVFGM
- the LOC139899610 gene encoding uncharacterized protein isoform X2: MDMAEKDATEGRCPACRTPYDKDRIVGLETKFQRLAASSSSRKQKQPKLKQKPTEEKKDLSNVRVIQRKMAYIIGLPLSLADEDLLKRKDYFGQYGKVTKVSLSRTAGGTVQQFVNDTCSVYVTFSKEEEAVRCIQSVHGYVLDGRFLRASFGTAKYCHAWLKNMPCNNFACLYLHSIGAEEDSFGKDETAAVHTRNRVQEIVGATQYLNKRAGTMLPPPVDGHLNNPIASAEEPVFNSGLKDVAFASVASGDHLPCSKDSNGLVKSSTHMTSFVDIVGRSCNSGSDKDVSSGAKGQRLNLPSDISSLCINRSNHDKAEGAESVSSKSSTPGQITNGTVNSKLYSEPFREGSKLVDLTLEDTKFTKDQSGLALDPHNFLNPHSSEVIDNSSDHAWWRKESCSENGYGVNSYADEEFKQHSTCTDSVLNDGYNEEKFESLVKSDRIYRCSKPFSNEEIVEHLRRLDDANLVNDDNDENSAAVESSIISNILSMDFDECDDLVLPQTVARSFDGKDGQHGSWNFQNSDQSRFSFANNQGNINYESEKQSVFHDFRENQDCVYKPQYQASRAQSVTPPGFSKPPPGFPTCMRTEQFVSTGSGSYAKNCVPSNHYRRPSIGNSSNSSDDLIDPAIMVVGRGQSPSPSLDMRSTSYDEETKLWLLSQQREAAVAPVHHQTPQFSQTSFMPQHPTPQFRDSYYGNVNSRIVDQRLPSYTQQQYAQPKFANSHLSNGYQQLHLDEGQQLNSRSELGLAEQIQRNERLGLKNLSPGYGDYRFQVSNSGDVYTRVFGM